In Bacillota bacterium, the sequence CCTATTGAGCAATTCCTCGTCAGGAACAACGATATTAATAACTGCATCAATACTCCTGCCCATGGAGGCTAACACTTTATCTAGCTCTTCGGCCTGTACAACGGTGCGTGGAAATCCATCCAGTAAAAAGCCCTTTTCGGTAACATCTGGCTCGGCAATGCGGTCGCGCACAATTCCAATAACAACTTCATCCGGCACAAGCGCGCCTGCGCTCATGTACTCCTGAGCCTTAAGACCCATTTCGGTACCGGCTTTGACCGCTGCACGAAGCATGTCACCGGTTGAGATATGGACTAGTCCAAACTTTTTAACAATACCCTCTGCCTGTGTTCCTTTCCCAGCTCCGGGAGGACCTAACAGAATAACGTTCACCTTTTGCTCCTTTCTCTTAAAACCTCTCATTTGAGAGCTGCCAGCTATTAGCAGTCAGCTCTCAGCTTTACATTCTCAAATTATAATCTTTAACCAGCAATCCCAGCCCGCATGATAACAGCTGATTACTGATAACTGATTGCTATTTCAAAAATCCCTCATAATGCCTCATGAGAAGCTGTGACTCAATCTGCCTCATGGTTTCAAGCGCTACACCGACCATAATAAGTAGCGATGTACCGCCAAAGTTTCCGCCCCGGAAGAACGGAATATTGAACACTTTCCCTAGAATCTGCGGGAGAACTGCAATAAGCGCCAAAAAGATCGAACCCGGTAGGGTAATCCTGGTAAGTACCCTATCTAAGTAACCTGCTGTTGGTTTACCCGGTCGAACACCCGGAATAAAGCCGCCGTATTTCTTCATGTTATCCGATATATCGATCGGGTTAAAAATAATAGCTGTGTAAAAGTACGTGAAGAAGATTACCAAAAGCGCATAAAGACTTAAATAAAGAGCTCCGCTTGGATCAAGCCAATTGCTAATCGTCCTGGAAAATGCTCCAGGGAAAAATTGCAAAAGCGTTGCTGGAAATAGCAGCACCGAAGACGCAAAGATAATCGGGATAACGCCTGCCGAGTTAACTTTCAATGGGATATAAGTGCTCTGACCACTATATACCTTGCGCCCAACTACACGCTTTGCATACTGCACCGGAATCCTTCTTTGTGCTTTTTCAACAACAATGATTGAAACAACAATCGCAAGCAGAATAACTATCAGCGCAATAACTGTTACAACACCGCCCGTCTGCTCAGTCTGAAACGTAGCCTGCGGGAAGCGAGCGATAATACTTGCAAAAATTAGAAGCGACATACCGTTGCCGATACCGCGCTGAGTTATAAGCTCACCCAACCACATTATCAAGGCAGTACCCGCGACGAGCGTAAGGACTATCAACCCGCTCTGCACGAAGGTAAACTGTGCGCCTATCTGCCTACCGAAGAACAATGTCAAGCCTATCGACTCAACAAGTCCCAGGACGAGAGTCAAGTAACGCGTCCACTGAGTGATTTTACGCTGGCCAGTCTCTCCCTCTTTTGCCCATTGCCCAAGCGTAGGAATAACAATTGTTAAAAGCTGCAGGATAATAGAGGCTGTAATATACGGCATTATTCCCAGTGCAAATATTGCAAACTGCGATAAGGCACCGCCTGCAAACAGGTCTATAAATCCTAAAAGTGGTGTTTGTTCGAAGAGGTCCTTTAACGCTTTTATATCAACAAATGGGACTGGAACGTGAGCACCTAACCGGTAAATGGTGATCATTGCAAGTGTAAAAATAATGCGACGTTTTAGATCCGGTACCTTAAACGCGTTTCCAATTGCTTCGATCATTTAAGACTCTCTACCTTTCCGCCAGCTGCTTCGATTTTTTTTACTGCAGAACCGCTAAAATGATGTGCTTTTACGGTTAGATCCCTATCCAACTCACCACGGCCTAATACCTTAACCGGCATAGTTGCCTTTCTAATCAACCCGGCCTGCTGCAGTGCTTGAGGGTCAACAACACTGCCCTTGTCGAATATGTTTAGCTGATCGACATTAACCAGCTCATAGACCTTTTTAAACGGATTTTTAAAACCCGGAAGCTTTGGTAGTCTTCTGTATATAGGGGTCTGACCACCTTCAAACCCAGGACCCTTGCCACCGCCAGAACGGGATTTTTGACCCTTCATCCCACGCGTAGCAGTCTTGCCGTGCCCAGAGCCTGGCCCTCTGCCAACCCTTTTTCTTTTTTTAACAGCACCCGGTGCGGGTGACAGCTCGCTTAATCGCATTAAATCTATCCTCCTTGAAAAGCCGACCTAAAATAAAACCCAATCTATTATAAATGCACTAAAA encodes:
- the rplO gene encoding 50S ribosomal protein L15, with the protein product MRLSELSPAPGAVKKRKRVGRGPGSGHGKTATRGMKGQKSRSGGGKGPGFEGGQTPIYRRLPKLPGFKNPFKKVYELVNVDQLNIFDKGSVVDPQALQQAGLIRKATMPVKVLGRGELDRDLTVKAHHFSGSAVKKIEAAGGKVESLK
- the secY gene encoding preprotein translocase subunit SecY, with the protein product MIEAIGNAFKVPDLKRRIIFTLAMITIYRLGAHVPVPFVDIKALKDLFEQTPLLGFIDLFAGGALSQFAIFALGIMPYITASIILQLLTIVIPTLGQWAKEGETGQRKITQWTRYLTLVLGLVESIGLTLFFGRQIGAQFTFVQSGLIVLTLVAGTALIMWLGELITQRGIGNGMSLLIFASIIARFPQATFQTEQTGGVVTVIALIVILLAIVVSIIVVEKAQRRIPVQYAKRVVGRKVYSGQSTYIPLKVNSAGVIPIIFASSVLLFPATLLQFFPGAFSRTISNWLDPSGALYLSLYALLVIFFTYFYTAIIFNPIDISDNMKKYGGFIPGVRPGKPTAGYLDRVLTRITLPGSIFLALIAVLPQILGKVFNIPFFRGGNFGGTSLLIMVGVALETMRQIESQLLMRHYEGFLK
- a CDS encoding adenylate kinase; protein product: MNVILLGPPGAGKGTQAEGIVKKFGLVHISTGDMLRAAVKAGTEMGLKAQEYMSAGALVPDEVVIGIVRDRIAEPDVTEKGFLLDGFPRTVVQAEELDKVLASMGRSIDAVINIVVPDEELLNRLTGRRICKSCQKPYHVMFKPPKTDGICDDCGGELYQRADDTVETVKNRLDVYHSQTAPLIDYYKDKGIIIDIDGTKKVEEVFADIENALKAKV